The following proteins are encoded in a genomic region of Vicinamibacterales bacterium:
- a CDS encoding response regulator transcription factor codes for MKRILVIEDEPQMLLGLRDNLELEGYEVQTASDGEQGLAKAATFNPDLVILDLMLPRKNGFDVCRELRDRSASTSIVMLTARSAETDKVLGLELGADDYVTKPFSITELLARVRAVLRRATSRPPTEDTVTIGDLEIDFKLHQARRDKRRVDFTAREFELLRYFVHHKGQVVTREQILNEVWGYEEFPTTRTIDNFVAKLRQKIEQSPHEPEHILTIHGSGYKFVG; via the coding sequence ATGAAGCGCATCCTGGTGATCGAGGACGAACCGCAGATGCTCCTCGGCCTGCGTGACAACCTCGAGCTCGAGGGATACGAGGTCCAGACCGCGTCGGATGGGGAGCAGGGCCTGGCGAAAGCCGCGACGTTCAATCCCGACCTCGTGATCCTCGACCTGATGCTGCCGCGGAAGAACGGCTTCGACGTCTGCCGCGAGCTCCGCGACCGATCGGCGTCGACCTCGATCGTCATGCTCACGGCCCGGTCCGCCGAGACCGACAAGGTGCTGGGACTCGAGCTCGGCGCCGACGACTACGTGACCAAGCCGTTCTCGATCACTGAGCTGCTGGCCAGGGTGCGCGCCGTCCTCCGCCGCGCCACCTCCCGCCCGCCGACCGAGGACACCGTCACGATCGGGGACCTCGAGATCGATTTCAAGCTCCATCAGGCCCGCCGCGACAAGCGCCGGGTGGACTTCACGGCCCGGGAGTTCGAGCTGCTCCGCTACTTCGTCCACCACAAGGGCCAGGTCGTCACGCGCGAGCAGATCCTGAACGAGGTCTGGGGCTACGAGGAATTCCCGACGACCCGCACGATCGACAACTTCGTGGCGAAGCTGCGGCAGAAGATCGAACAGTCGCCTCACGAGCCCGAGCACATCCTGACCATCCACGGGAGCGGTTACAAGTTCGTCGGCTAG
- a CDS encoding tetratricopeptide repeat protein — MDLGTLVATLAPDVAPWPEPVAGRLIVVTGPPAARSSVAHRMLRRLHADRPDADALSTAPIDWPFVHPGPVPAGAAGIVWAPELHEAFVNRQANATRLVTTQPLYVLQAWLDAVRGNPHLRLIATADREILATDAEEAVAARGAWRHVTWVEATGADGPAERPVGGPLAAAFRSADPADRLAAAGRALDRERSASHLLAMASTCMEVNDLENAGDLLAEAVDVAPDWPAAHFEHGKYWLRRDDMARAAAAFGAAVSLMPTFSSAAANLGATLGELDRPEEALRAFTAALEHDPDNPQALNNLGVVSRELGQLAEAEAAFRRVIALTPALAFGHYNLGHTLFLQGRYHASLAAYLAGQRNDPARSPVQASRLALARLASGDAAGAVRDLKECTAHLPRDYRRQLLADTQSVAWALLSASPDLRDWRVVGDWLTAELARG, encoded by the coding sequence GTGGATCTCGGCACTCTCGTCGCAACCCTCGCTCCCGACGTCGCGCCCTGGCCGGAACCCGTGGCCGGCCGGCTGATCGTGGTCACGGGGCCGCCCGCCGCCAGGTCGTCCGTCGCGCATCGGATGCTCCGCCGCCTGCACGCGGACCGCCCTGACGCCGACGCGCTCTCGACGGCGCCGATCGACTGGCCGTTCGTCCATCCGGGGCCCGTGCCTGCCGGCGCCGCCGGGATCGTGTGGGCGCCGGAGTTGCACGAGGCCTTCGTGAACCGGCAGGCGAACGCCACCCGGTTGGTCACGACGCAGCCGCTCTACGTGTTGCAGGCGTGGCTGGACGCCGTACGCGGCAATCCGCACCTCCGGCTGATCGCCACGGCCGATCGCGAGATCCTCGCCACCGACGCCGAAGAAGCCGTCGCCGCCCGCGGCGCCTGGCGGCACGTGACGTGGGTGGAGGCGACGGGCGCCGACGGCCCCGCCGAACGACCAGTCGGCGGTCCCCTCGCCGCGGCGTTCCGGAGCGCGGACCCCGCCGACCGGCTCGCCGCCGCGGGACGCGCGCTCGACCGCGAACGGTCGGCCTCGCATCTGCTGGCGATGGCCAGCACGTGCATGGAAGTGAACGACCTCGAGAACGCCGGGGACCTCCTCGCGGAGGCCGTCGACGTCGCGCCCGACTGGCCGGCGGCGCACTTCGAGCATGGCAAGTACTGGCTTCGACGCGACGACATGGCCAGAGCCGCCGCCGCCTTCGGCGCCGCGGTCTCCCTGATGCCGACCTTTTCATCCGCCGCAGCGAATCTCGGGGCGACGCTGGGCGAGTTGGACCGCCCCGAGGAGGCGCTGCGCGCGTTCACGGCCGCGCTGGAACACGACCCGGACAACCCGCAGGCCCTCAACAATCTCGGCGTGGTGTCGCGCGAACTCGGCCAGCTCGCCGAGGCAGAGGCGGCCTTCCGGCGGGTGATCGCGCTCACGCCGGCGCTGGCCTTCGGGCACTACAATCTTGGGCATACGCTGTTCCTGCAGGGGAGGTATCACGCCTCGCTGGCGGCCTACCTCGCTGGACAGCGAAACGACCCGGCGCGCAGCCCGGTGCAGGCCAGTCGGCTGGCGCTGGCCCGCCTGGCGAGCGGTGACGCGGCGGGCGCGGTCCGCGATCTGAAGGAGTGCACGGCGCACCTGCCGAGGGACTACCGGCGGCAGCTGCTGGCCGACACTCAGTCGGTGGCGTGGGCGCTGCTCTCCGCCTCGCCGGACCTGCGGGACTGGCGAGTCGTCGGAGACTGGCTGACGGCCGAGCTCGCGCGCGGATGA
- a CDS encoding HAMP domain-containing sensor histidine kinase, producing the protein MDDANQAPAPLPPASADRRPGWLGRLLDDRGLRVAAGLAIGVAIPVAVLFYFQLRSINDLASTSAVVLRQLSQETADAAAREVEDTLKRPYIAVLLAIPQARADAMDRAWMDDVFRQGLQESPFVEAFYVWSAVAPTLKDRLLVYNRDSLADSSADDLDLRFRDAPGVGAVILPRVQQLLEHKRAIVAFPAVIGGHRKYVQAQLRFPNANRDAVSSFIAVVVDAEAMRTEHLPAMMRNRLAAVQHLGGFPQLDLTLRDGQGAVVFSSAPPGADVFVDERSFPLVFFDRELLEYAAPFEVEPETWTLQTGFGNRTIPQVAESSSRPQLALMAILAVVMAAAIIFVAGAAARELRLAELKSNFVASVSHDLKTPLALIQLFAETLELGRVRTPQRAAEYYRIINGESKKLTRLIENILDFSRMEAGLRPYRTAPADLGEVTREVVGKLRSQFEQGRFTVTTRIETGLPLVDIDAGAVEQAIENLLANAMKYSREDRDIDVHVCRSDGRVAVRVADHGIGIPRHLQRRIFRKFYRVDSGLGGGPQGTGLGLAIVEHTMRGHGGSVSVQSEPGAGSTFTLAFPISAGSADAYGEKHEAHPGDRGRTADAPRPA; encoded by the coding sequence ATGGACGATGCGAATCAGGCTCCGGCTCCCCTGCCACCGGCCTCGGCCGATCGCCGGCCGGGATGGCTCGGCCGCCTCCTCGACGACCGCGGTCTCCGGGTGGCTGCCGGCCTCGCCATCGGGGTCGCGATTCCGGTGGCCGTGCTCTTCTACTTCCAGCTCCGGTCGATCAACGACCTCGCCAGCACCTCGGCCGTCGTGCTGCGACAGCTCAGCCAGGAGACGGCCGACGCCGCGGCGCGCGAGGTCGAAGACACGCTGAAGCGCCCGTACATCGCCGTGCTGCTCGCCATTCCGCAGGCACGGGCCGACGCGATGGACCGCGCCTGGATGGACGACGTCTTCCGGCAGGGCCTGCAGGAGAGCCCGTTCGTCGAGGCCTTCTACGTCTGGTCTGCGGTGGCGCCGACGCTGAAGGACCGGCTGCTCGTCTACAACCGCGACAGTCTGGCCGACTCGTCGGCCGACGACCTCGACCTGCGGTTCCGGGACGCCCCGGGCGTCGGCGCGGTCATCCTGCCCCGCGTGCAGCAGCTGCTGGAGCACAAGCGGGCGATCGTCGCCTTCCCGGCCGTGATCGGCGGACACCGCAAGTACGTGCAGGCGCAACTGCGCTTCCCGAACGCGAACCGCGATGCCGTGTCGAGCTTCATCGCCGTGGTGGTGGACGCCGAGGCGATGCGCACCGAGCACCTGCCCGCGATGATGCGCAACCGCCTCGCCGCCGTCCAGCACCTGGGCGGCTTCCCGCAACTGGACCTCACGCTGCGCGACGGCCAGGGCGCCGTGGTCTTCAGCTCCGCGCCGCCTGGCGCGGACGTCTTCGTGGACGAGCGCAGTTTCCCGCTGGTGTTCTTCGATCGCGAGCTGCTGGAATACGCGGCGCCGTTCGAGGTGGAGCCGGAAACCTGGACGCTGCAGACCGGATTCGGGAACCGGACCATCCCACAGGTGGCCGAGTCGAGCAGCCGGCCCCAGCTCGCCCTGATGGCCATCCTGGCCGTCGTGATGGCCGCGGCCATCATCTTCGTGGCGGGAGCCGCGGCCAGGGAGCTGCGACTGGCTGAGCTCAAGTCGAACTTCGTCGCGTCGGTGTCTCACGATCTCAAGACGCCGCTCGCCCTCATCCAGCTCTTCGCCGAGACGCTGGAACTGGGCCGCGTCAGGACGCCGCAGCGCGCCGCCGAGTACTACCGAATCATCAACGGCGAGAGCAAGAAGCTCACGCGCCTCATCGAGAACATCCTGGACTTCTCGCGGATGGAGGCCGGCTTGCGTCCCTACCGGACGGCGCCCGCCGACCTGGGCGAGGTGACGCGCGAGGTCGTCGGGAAGCTCCGGAGCCAGTTCGAGCAGGGGCGCTTCACGGTCACGACCCGGATCGAGACGGGCCTGCCGCTCGTGGACATCGACGCCGGCGCGGTCGAACAGGCGATCGAGAACCTGCTGGCCAACGCGATGAAGTACTCCAGGGAGGACCGGGACATCGACGTCCACGTCTGCAGGAGCGACGGCCGCGTCGCCGTCCGCGTGGCCGACCACGGCATCGGTATCCCGCGCCACCTGCAGCGGCGCATCTTCCGCAAGTTCTACCGGGTGGACAGCGGTCTCGGCGGCGGCCCGCAGGGCACGGGGCTCGGCTTGGCCATCGTGGAGCACACGATGCGTGGCCATGGCGGCAGCGTCAGCGTCCAGAGCGAGCCCGGTGCCGGCAGCACCTTCACCCTCGCGTTCCCCATCTCGGCCGGGTCGGCCGACGCCTACGGAGAGAAACATGAAGCGCATCCTGGTGATCGAGGACGAACCGCAGATGCTCCTCGGCCTGCGTGA